GCTGACAATTTAGGGATAGACTCACCAACAGATGTCGATGAATTATTTGAAATGTTCAGGGCATTTACTGAAGACGATCCAGATGGAAACGGTTTGGACGATACGTTTGGACTTACAGATCGAAACGATCTTGTATACGGAGCGTTTAAAGCAGTTGCTTCTTGGCATGGTGCGCCAAATAACTGGGGAGAAAAAGACGGGCAACTTTTACCTCAGTTCATGTTTGATGAATATATTGATGCTATGGATTATATGAAGAAGGTTCATGAAGCTGGATATATGAATCAGGATTTCCCTGTTACTAGTAAATCAGACCAAAGGAATCTTTTCTATAACGGTACAGCAGGTGTGTATATTGGAACAATGTCTGATGTAAGCACAATTAATAATGAAACAACGAAAAACTTCCCAGATGCAGTAATGGACGTTCAAAACTACATTGAAGGTCCTCATGGAGAGTTTGGTACGTGGTCTGCACCTGGATATGGAAACCTTGTTCTTTTTCCAAAATCATCTGTAAAATCTGAAGAAGAGCTTAAAGATATTCTTGGTTTCTTTGATAAAATGATGACACCAGAGGTTTCAACTTTGATGTACTGGGGAATTGAAGGTGAGCATTATGAAGTAAAGGATGGAAAAGCGTCTGCATTTGCAGATAAAAAAGATCAAATTAAGCGTGAGGTTAAAGCTTTTAAAGACAGTGTGATTGGTGAAGTTCAAACTAGTGGAAGACTAGATGGTTTTTATGAGTTGCCTGCACGTATTAAAGCAGAAGAATTGATTTTAGACAATAACGATTATTTAATATTTGACCCAGCAGCAGCTTTAGATTCCGATACGTATGCAGAAAAAGGCTCTAGACTACTAGATTCAATCAATGATGCAACCTATAATTATATCCTTGGTGAAATTGATCGAGCTGGTTTTGATCAAGTGGTTGAAAATTGGAAGAATAATGGTGGTAACGACATTATAAAAGAAATTAATGAAGCATGGGATGCAATAAATTAATTACATAAACCCCCATGTATTACGAACCTTGCTCTAACGATGAGCAAGGTTCGTTTTAAATTTAAAGATAAGAATGATTAGATTAATGGTTATTTGGTATGTAAGTTTCCTACTAATCATTATCTTTGATTACCTAGAGTACAACCCATAAACCGTTAATATATTAAGGTTTATGGGATCATGATTATAGACGTTATTTCTATTTCTAACGTAAGATTTGCTTAAGTTATAGAATAAATAAGTGGAAAGGAAGTAGGGAATGAGTGAAATTCAGTTAGATAGTGATCTCCATTATAAGCAAGAATCTGTATTGAAGCAGAGAAAAACAAGTTCAGAACGTTGGAGACGAATCAAAAGAAATAAGCTTCTCTATTTAATGATTTTACCAGGTGCTTTATATTTTATTATTTTTAAATATGTACCGATGTATGGCTTGGTCATTGCTTTTCAAGATTACAAACCTTATAAAGGGATATCAGGAAGTGAATGGGTTGGCTTTGAGCATTTTACGACATTATTTAATGATCCTCAATTTTGGCAAATATTTGCGAATACATTGATTTTATTTGGAATGAATCTTCTTTTCTTTTTTCCAATTCCTATTATTTTAGCCCTGATGTTAAATGAAGTACGGCACTCTCTTTATAAACGAACGATTCAAACGTTAGTTTATATTCCACATTTTATGTCTTGGGTTATTATCGTTTCCATTAGTTTTGTTATGTTAACACTCGATGGTGGACTGATTAACGATTTGATCGTATGGATGGGTTTTGAAAAAATAAATTTCTTATTAAGTCAAGAATGGTTTAGGCCTATGTATGTCCTCCAAGTTATCTGGAGGGAAGCGGGTTGGGGAACGATTATTTATTTAGCTGCAATCGCTTCAATAGACCCTCAATTATATGAAGCTGCTAGAATGGATGGAGCAAGCAGGTTAAGACAGATTTGGCACATTACTTTGCCATCTATCCGTAATGTAATTGTTCTTTTACTTATTTTAAAAATAGGTGACATCCTTGAGCTAGGTTTTGAACATGTGTACCTACTTCTCAATTCAGTAAATCGTGAAGTTGCAGAAATATTTGACACCTTTGTATACACAGCCGCATTAAAAAATGGACAGTTTAGTTATGGTACTGCTGTTGGATTTTTTAAATCATTTGTTGGATTGATTATGGTTATAGCAGCGAATAAGCTCGCTAAAAAATTTGGGGATGAAGGATTATATTAATAAGGAGGATTTAACATGGTAGAGGATAAAAAGCTAGGCAGCAGATTATTTCACATTACGAACTATACTTTATTAGGCATCATTGGCTTAATTACAATTCTCCCTTTTATTCATATCATAGCGGGTTCCTTTACAACGACTGCAGAACTTGCACGTAAACCTTTTGTACTTATACCAACAGATTGGAGTTTGGATGCTTATCGTTTCGTGTTTTCTACAGATACGATTTTTAGAGGATTAGCGAATTCGATTGGTATTACTTTATTTGGAACTTTGTTCAGTATGTTTATCAGCTGTTTGATGGCTTATGGATTATCAAGAAGAGATTTAGATGGTCGAAATGTAATCATGTTTTTTGTTGTTTTTACTATGTTGTTCAGTGGTGGAATGATTCCTACTTTTTTAGTTGTAAAACAACTTGGATTAATAGATTCTTATCTTGCGCTCATTATTCCATACACGATTAATGCATTTAATATGATCATTTTAAAAAGTTTTTTCCAAAACTTGCCTGAAGGTCTTGAGGAATCTGCAAAGATTGATGGCTGTACTGATTTCGGTATTTTCTTTCGAATCGTTCTTCCTTTGTCTATGCCTGTACTTGCTACCATTTCTTTATTCTATGCGGTTACTTATTGGAATACGTATTTACCGGCAATCCTTTATTTAAACGATTCAGATAAATGGCCTGTACAGGTAATACTTAGACAGATTGTCGTTCTTGCAACTGGATTAAACGTTGATGATTCAGGATTTGAAGATTCAGCACCACCATCTCAGGCTGTAAAAATGGCGGTCATTGTTATTGCTACTCTACCAGTATTGTTGGTTTATCCTTTCTTGCAGAAGCATTTTGCTAAGGGAGCATTTGTAGGATCCATTAAAGGTTAGGTGTTGTGTTTAGATGAATAACAATCATATGTTTATAGAATTGTTAAGTGAAGTAGACTTCTTATTCGAAGATTTTTTTCTCTGGCTTGCTGGACAATACGATGCTGAAAGCGGTGGGTTTTATTATGCAAAAAGTTCTGTATCAGATGTAAGGTTTAAACCAGATATAGAATCCACAGCACAAGCACTTAATATATTAATTAGAAATGAATTATTAAAGGATATGCCAGCAGTAATTCAAAATAAAATGATTCATTTTTTTCAATCTAAACAGATCCAACAAACAGGCTATTTTTATGATGAAAATGAGGATATGAAAAAAGATGAGGTTATGGTTCATAGAGCGATTAGTTATTCGGCAGGCGCTTTAAGAAAATTAAACAGCAAACCGTTGTATCCACTTCCCTTTCAAGCAAACTCAGCACCTGATTATGTCAAAAGCCCAGAAGCTTATATGGAGAAATGGGAAAGTATTGATATGAGCAACAGTTGGAGAGGTTGTGACCTTTTAGCAAACTCCTGTTTTTATATGTTAGATATGCCTGAAACAGATAGAGAGCCATATATTACAAAGGCCACTCAGTATTTAGAGAAAATACAAGATCCTGTTACGGGGTTATGGGGGCAAGGCAGTTTATATGTAAAAATATCTGGAACGTTTAAACTCCATACCTTTTATAGCAAATTGAATATACAAATGCCAAATACGGATAAGATTTATAAGAGTATTTTACATTGTTTAAGGACAGAGGAAGCGGTGGATATGTGTTATATTCGTAACCCGATCAACTTGTTGTCTTATATGAATGTACAGATTTCGATTGATGAATTAAGAGATATAATTGAAATTTCAGTACAAAATATGAAAAGGTTAAAAAGAAAAGATGGAGCGTTTTCTAGGGAGCTTGAACGTTCCCCATCTGCCCCTAATATAGCTCAAATAAAACATGGGAAATATTATCCGAATATGCCGCCTCCTGTTCATTTAAGTCAAGGTTTGTTAGAAGGAGATATGAATGCTAGCACTCAAGCAGTTTTGATTAGACTTCAACTTTATCAGTTATGTCAATTAAAAGCTCCAAGATTAAATGAACAATTTCCTTTTTATTCGTATATATCATGAAAAAGGGTGTGCAGTTGCTTAAGAAATTCAGTATTCCTCATGAGAAGAAATTTTCTAAGGAGGCAGTTTGGACATTAACGAACCATACCGTATATCAATTTGCGAATTCATTATCTATTATTTTTATTAACTTATACTTGTGGCGCTTGACGAATAGTCTTTTTATTAATGGTTTATTTAATCTTATAACATTAATTTCAGCACCCATCGGTACAATGATAATGGGTAGATTTGCCAAACAAAAAGATCGACTTGTTGTGTACCGCTATGGAATACTGCTTACAGCTATTTTTTATTTATGCATTCTATTCACCCAAGAGAAGATGGTAGATTATTTTTATATTTTTGCTATTTTGAAAGGTATTTCAACTGCTTTTTATTGGCTTGGGTATTTCACCTTAATGTTTGATGTATCCAATAATCAAAATCGCCATCGATATTTAG
The window above is part of the Chengkuizengella sp. SCS-71B genome. Proteins encoded here:
- a CDS encoding carbohydrate ABC transporter permease, encoding MVEDKKLGSRLFHITNYTLLGIIGLITILPFIHIIAGSFTTTAELARKPFVLIPTDWSLDAYRFVFSTDTIFRGLANSIGITLFGTLFSMFISCLMAYGLSRRDLDGRNVIMFFVVFTMLFSGGMIPTFLVVKQLGLIDSYLALIIPYTINAFNMIILKSFFQNLPEGLEESAKIDGCTDFGIFFRIVLPLSMPVLATISLFYAVTYWNTYLPAILYLNDSDKWPVQVILRQIVVLATGLNVDDSGFEDSAPPSQAVKMAVIVIATLPVLLVYPFLQKHFAKGAFVGSIKG
- a CDS encoding extracellular solute-binding protein — translated: MNKVKKILTPICVLALSVGLFAGCQSNTQEADPPPKESGKENTKKENNEEKVKDPISITIMAPLKEPESPPDLLLNEIEKLTNTELEYQFFPDENYEEKLNTSLATESFPQVVYLKNANSFLLFKEAIRDEQFWELGPYLSEFKNLSSLKETTLNNTKVDGKLYSLYVGRPLSRAGVIYRQDWADNLGIDSPTDVDELFEMFRAFTEDDPDGNGLDDTFGLTDRNDLVYGAFKAVASWHGAPNNWGEKDGQLLPQFMFDEYIDAMDYMKKVHEAGYMNQDFPVTSKSDQRNLFYNGTAGVYIGTMSDVSTINNETTKNFPDAVMDVQNYIEGPHGEFGTWSAPGYGNLVLFPKSSVKSEEELKDILGFFDKMMTPEVSTLMYWGIEGEHYEVKDGKASAFADKKDQIKREVKAFKDSVIGEVQTSGRLDGFYELPARIKAEELILDNNDYLIFDPAAALDSDTYAEKGSRLLDSINDATYNYILGEIDRAGFDQVVENWKNNGGNDIIKEINEAWDAIN
- a CDS encoding sugar ABC transporter permease, producing the protein MSEIQLDSDLHYKQESVLKQRKTSSERWRRIKRNKLLYLMILPGALYFIIFKYVPMYGLVIAFQDYKPYKGISGSEWVGFEHFTTLFNDPQFWQIFANTLILFGMNLLFFFPIPIILALMLNEVRHSLYKRTIQTLVYIPHFMSWVIIVSISFVMLTLDGGLINDLIVWMGFEKINFLLSQEWFRPMYVLQVIWREAGWGTIIYLAAIASIDPQLYEAARMDGASRLRQIWHITLPSIRNVIVLLLILKIGDILELGFEHVYLLLNSVNREVAEIFDTFVYTAALKNGQFSYGTAVGFFKSFVGLIMVIAANKLAKKFGDEGLY